The proteins below are encoded in one region of Mangifera indica cultivar Alphonso chromosome 7, CATAS_Mindica_2.1, whole genome shotgun sequence:
- the LOC123220170 gene encoding protein FAR1-RELATED SEQUENCE 3-like isoform X1, with the protein MASTSGQEFSSNRSYRRWLAETFDGHETGDDDLSGNLDGNDCFIQSSDPSFPLTSDPPEPCIRMEFESAEEAREFYEMYGRRMGFTIRNNRTRRSLKDNSIIGREYVCSKEGFRAEKYANRESRVFPSRPATREGCNAMLRIAAKDGGKWVIYGFVKEHNHELNPSKIPPRRSHRIAFSEDEKDLQIRQLSTELHREKKKSAAYQEQLCLVLKYIEEHTQQLALKVNVVTSNMRELESEEQESSYSD; encoded by the exons ATGGCGAGCACCTCTGGCCAAGAATTTAGTTCAAACAGAAGTTATAGACGATGGTTAGCAGAAACTTTTGATGGCCACGAAACAGGCGATGATGACCTTTCAGGAAATTTGGATGGAAATGACTGTTTTATTCAATCATCTGATCCTAGTTTTCCTTTGACTTCAGATCCTCCAGAACCATGTATTAGAATGGAGTTTGAATCAGCAGAGGAGGCTAGGGAGTTTTATGAGATGTATGGACGGCGTATGGGATTTACAATCCGAAATAATCGTACACGCCGATCACTTAAAGATAATTCAATAATTGGTCGAGAGTATGTTTGCTCTAAAGAGGGTTTTCGTGCTGAAAAATATGCAAATAGAGAGAGTAGAGTTTTCCCTTCACGGCCTGCCACAAGAGAGGGATGCAATGCCATGCTGAGAATCGCTGCAAAGGATGGTGGAAAGTGGGTTATTTATGGTTTTGTAAAAGAACATAATCATGAGCTGAATCCAAGCAAAATACCACCCAGACGATCACATAGAATTGCATTCTCTGAG GACGAGAAGGATCTTCAAATTCGACAACTATCTACAGAGCTGCACCGCGAGAAAAAGAAATCTGCAGCTTATCAAGAACAACTATGTCTGGTATTAAAATACATCGAGGAACACACTCAGCAGCTAGCTTTGAAAGTTAACGTAGTGACTAGCAACATGAGAGAACTTGAATCCGAAGAGCAGGAAAGTTCATACTCTGACTAG
- the LOC123220170 gene encoding protein FAR1-RELATED SEQUENCE 5-like isoform X2 translates to MEFESAEEAREFYEMYGRRMGFTIRNNRTRRSLKDNSIIGREYVCSKEGFRAEKYANRESRVFPSRPATREGCNAMLRIAAKDGGKWVIYGFVKEHNHELNPSKIPPRRSHRIAFSEDEKDLQIRQLSTELHREKKKSAAYQEQLCLVLKYIEEHTQQLALKVNVVTSNMRELESEEQESSYSD, encoded by the exons ATGGAGTTTGAATCAGCAGAGGAGGCTAGGGAGTTTTATGAGATGTATGGACGGCGTATGGGATTTACAATCCGAAATAATCGTACACGCCGATCACTTAAAGATAATTCAATAATTGGTCGAGAGTATGTTTGCTCTAAAGAGGGTTTTCGTGCTGAAAAATATGCAAATAGAGAGAGTAGAGTTTTCCCTTCACGGCCTGCCACAAGAGAGGGATGCAATGCCATGCTGAGAATCGCTGCAAAGGATGGTGGAAAGTGGGTTATTTATGGTTTTGTAAAAGAACATAATCATGAGCTGAATCCAAGCAAAATACCACCCAGACGATCACATAGAATTGCATTCTCTGAG GACGAGAAGGATCTTCAAATTCGACAACTATCTACAGAGCTGCACCGCGAGAAAAAGAAATCTGCAGCTTATCAAGAACAACTATGTCTGGTATTAAAATACATCGAGGAACACACTCAGCAGCTAGCTTTGAAAGTTAACGTAGTGACTAGCAACATGAGAGAACTTGAATCCGAAGAGCAGGAAAGTTCATACTCTGACTAG